The Coffea arabica cultivar ET-39 chromosome 10e, Coffea Arabica ET-39 HiFi, whole genome shotgun sequence region ttgctGCAGCAAAGCCGGACAGCGAAACATATTTGCTTGAAGTCAAAAGCTATGTAAaccttttatttattcattcattttttaacAATCCACAACATCCCCCTGTACCGTCCTCCGCTACCTtcaggagggggggggggggggggaggaggaCCGGAGGCGCGTATTAACACACCTCGTATATTTCTTCTTAAAATTCACTGGATCTTGGTGCAATGACAAGCGAGAATCCCTTTAAATCTGTCTTGTGTACGAGGTTGAAAGTTGAAATCTTGCTTAGTACATTGTACAAGAAGCATAATCTCCTTTAGAATTTATTTGTTTGGATggtgaattattttatttacttgcaTCGTCAACAAATTTTTGAATCGATTTTTTAtcccacacacatatatatacatacatatatatcatcataaaaagtgctatatagtacttgtttttctgaaaaaaaaaaaaaatttatttcaaacAGTCCACCATCCAAACACTTACTTGGAGGACTTACTCGGGCTTTGGATCGTGTGGTTGTTTGCCAAAATAAGAGGGGCAAACTAACCAAATTGAAGTGTTCACCTAATCAGTCTCTAGTAAGTAGATTcacctttcttttgcattcctTATTACTGGCACCATCATCACGTGCTCCATTTTGGTTTTAATGTCTTGCATAATTCGTCTACTTCTGTTTTGACCAAAAATGGATAGGCAGGTTCAAATCAGGGCATTGCTTCTAGCCTTTTACTCCAAACCCACATAGTAATAGCAAATGCCAACAAAAGAAGTTGGTGAAGGAAACATACCGCATTAAAACTTTTAATAAGGAAATTCGTAAGACCCGTCTGGCATTGCCaaaaaacgaaaaaagaaaaagaaaaaatcaaatagacCTCAACAATGATTCTCTTATCTACACTTGTGGACAAACCGACTTAATTAACCATGCCAACGCATTCAAGGCTCCTTGAACAAATCATCTCCTACATCAGATAGTTATTGATTAATACTAAAAACCAGAGTGCAAAATTAGAAAAATGCCAAAATCATCTTCTGCTTAATGGTGGCTTCATCATCACCGTCGTACAAATACCCTTCAATTTGAGTCTCAGCACGGTTTTCTGTTGGTTTATCATCTTTCTGTTCCTCCTAGCTTCTGCAGCTTTGGTCCTGTTATCATCAGCAAAAGCCCTGCAATAATTCAAAGGCTGAGATGAGGCCACGCCGTAAGTACCCTCaggagcagcagcagcagcagctctGAGATTAGAAATGTCTGGTGGGCCCACGGCATTGACCTCACCCAATCCGGTACTGGGTGAGAACGAGCTTGGTCTAACTTGCACTTGGCCATTACCATATGGGTGGAACAGCGCTGGTCTTATTATTGACTCTGCAGCCATTTGTTCCCCATTGAATTGATTCTGATCGGGGTTCGCAAGAACATGGTAACTTCGGACGCAATTAAATCCAGGATTGAAGCTTTTGCCCAATTCCAAATTGGGCTCCTCTCTTGTAGGATGAGTACTGGTAGACAGCACCTGTATACCGCAAAGATGGATGATTACAATTATTAAGACGATGAATAGTAGTGCTACAGGGTGGAAACTGGAAAGAAAAGGTTATGGTACAGTAGAGAAAATCTAACGTCATCGTTATCAGAAAAGTGAAAGGGGGCTTTAAAAAAGGCCGTACGTACCTGTTGTTTCTTTGCTTTCAACTTCTTATTGTAAGCCAACAGCTCGTTATAGTAACTTTTCACGTTCTGTATCTCCTGTTAAATTAAATTCACCAAAGTAGAAAAACGGAGTCTGTCAATTCTCCGCTGGGAAGACCATTACCATCGAATCGAAATAGAACAAGAAACAGCAAGTATTTCATACTACATAGTACGCTCTAATGTGTGAAACCTAAGGAATGAGGAGGGTGTAGGCAGAACAAAAACGAAGACAAATGAATTTAgtacagggaaaaaaaaaaggctaaccTTTATTAGCACTTCTCTGCTTTCAGCCAATCCCTCCATGCTCTTTCTCAACTGCTCCGTCAACAACGCCTGAAACGAAAGAATAGCAGTAGGTAAAATCACTGTTAATAAAACATAGTAGTGTTCGAACCaaagggagagagaaaaaaaaatagtagtaaAAAAGTAAAGCAATTAAACTAACTGGATAAGCAAAAACAGAGCCCTGTAACAGGGGTTTACGTCAAAGGTCAGAAACATAAGGAAGGGAGGAAACAAATTTGCAGAGACAATCCACGTCTTAAAACTCCGAGAAAACAAAAACCCATGAATCAAACGGCATATACGTACAACTAGTGGGATAAAAGAAGattaacaagaaaaaagaaaagaaacttacCCTCTTCTTGGATTTTTTGCGGCGGGAAGACTTGTCATCGGATTCAGAACTAGCATTAGCCGGGAAAGAGAGCGGCGTATCTGGGCTTGTAGAGCCAACAACTTTGACTTCTGGTTGACCAATCGTGTTGTTTTGCAGGGACTGCAATGGGGAAGAAGACTTCGAAAGGGTGGTTGCGGGATTATTAGGAGGAGGAGAAAGGCTAGTGGTAGAAGATCCCCTCCTCGTACCACCGCGGCGGCAAATCAATCTTTTCTGAGTACCCCATCTCACCAGGAATGGTGGTTTCAGAGGAGAAGCAGTAGTAGTTCGAAGCCTTAACTCAGACTCTACAACTAGATTTCCTAAATTCAACAGTATTTCACAAACTTCAATCTCGTCCTCGTTGAACAGAGACCGAATGCCCTCCGCCTCTGCAATACTGTCTTCcattcttcttctcctttttcCTAATTCTCACGCTTTATCAATAATGAGTATTAAACAAGATAAATTTTTTGTTAGAAGAAAAAACTGAAAGGGgcataaaaaggaaaggattagACCTCGGTTTTCAGAGAGATTTTTGTTTGTAGAGGGCAGGGGCGAATTGTTTCATGGAGGGGAAGTGGGATCTTTTAAGCAGAGGTGAAAATCCACGGGAGTGTAGGACTAGCTGGCTGTCGCCACGTGTCGTTCGTCCAGGGATGATGGGTTTGCTCTAGGGTTTACACGTTTGCTACAAAAAGCGTGTTGGGACACAACGCTTCTTGTGAGTGAGTGAGTACtcgcccttttttttttttttcttttcttcttcttttttggtattttatagtttagCAAACATTTTAACAATTCGACATGGACCTGGATTGGAATCTGACTCAGTTTCTATTGGATGAGAAACTGGAAACTTACTGCAAAATGTTTCTCTTCCGAGTGCTTGATGTGCAAGTAACTGAGGACTAATCAAACCACTTAGATATCTGCCGATTTTGTGTACTTGCATAATGTTTTGATGATTATcgaaataaataaattagttttttagtttGCCCCAACTATTTCCTATATTTTTGTGTGGTATTTCCACACATGTTTTACTTTTAAAGACACTTGAATTGTTTTTGGATTTTGAGTTTCCGATTATTACGTCAGTAGCTCAATACCGAACTTAAAGAAAGAATCGACTCGACTCGAGAGTTTATCAAATTCGAGTTCAAAATTGAGCAGCAAATTAGTTGAGGTCAAGTTTTAAAATTCTATACTCACGAGCCTAAtcaagtattttttttatttttaatttctactttcattttttatatttatgaatttttagttttgagtttttaattttttattgatGGAGTCACTACTTCCATTTAGACATGGCTAATTTTGTTTTACCATTTTAATACTAGTTCAAGTGTTTTAACTTTGTAATTGCACATTGATTATTGAAAACTTTCaattagatttttttaaaaatttaatcaaGCATGCTTCATTCAGCTAGATTTCAAGTTCTAGCTTGAATTCAGTAAAAGGTACTCGATGAGTTCGAGTTCAATCTCGAATACCCCTATTTGTTGATCAAGTATTCAACTTAATTCGGTTAAGGTTTTACCTAAGTATTTCGAGATCAACCAATTGTCCAATTGTTTCATACAATATGTCACATCACAATTTACAAAACGCTAATTTTGTGATAGTTCCTGCACTTTTCCTGCAATGCGAGTCGAAAGCCTTAAAAACTTATCGCAGGCCGTTGCACGGTTTAAATGAAGCCTAGTGCTAAACACTACTAATGTCTATTGGCAGATCAAACATGCCTTTGCCTCTATTTGTTTTTCATCTTCACCTTGGGTACATATTGACCATTTTTCCCCCTCCTTTTCCTTCCCGACGAAAACTGTCAACCAATTCAAACAAGTAATGTTAAATAATACACAGGAAAAAGGCATAATCAAAGATGTTGCGATTTTGGAGATTATGGCAATTTTCAACCACCAAATGCATTTGGGTTTGACTAGAATTAGGTGTCTAGTATATTTTCTTATCCCTAGATTTTAGGCTATGCACCCTCTATTTTAGGTATATCTCCTAGATTGTCTGTGACActaaaattaacaaattttttcttttttgaaacaATGAAACGACTGATAACATGTAGTAGTAAATAACTCTAAAGCACATATGTACTCTAGTTGTTCGTGATATGGTACCATGAATGATCACTTACAAAAACCACGCAATTACCCCATTTTAAGTAGTAAGGGTGCAAAAAATTGAATAAGAACCCACATCACATCCACCTGAACAAGAATCCTTCCATTAAATGGTGCAAAGTAATTAAACTCGAAATCCTCATATTCATTGGATTATTCTCCACAAGACTCGGA contains the following coding sequences:
- the LOC113712092 gene encoding uncharacterized protein, whose amino-acid sequence is MEDSIAEAEGIRSLFNEDEIEVCEILLNLGNLVVESELRLRTTTASPLKPPFLVRWGTQKRLICRRGGTRRGSSTTSLSPPPNNPATTLSKSSSPLQSLQNNTIGQPEVKVVGSTSPDTPLSFPANASSESDDKSSRRKKSKKRALLTEQLRKSMEGLAESREVLIKEIQNVKSYYNELLAYNKKLKAKKQQVLSTSTHPTREEPNLELGKSFNPGFNCVRSYHVLANPDQNQFNGEQMAAESIIRPALFHPYGNGQVQVRPSSFSPSTGLGEVNAVGPPDISNLRAAAAAAPEGTYGVASSQPLNYCRAFADDNRTKAAEARRNRKMINQQKTVLRLKLKGICTTVMMKPPLSRR